AAGCTCCAGGAAGACCATCAGCTATGGTGGCTGCATAACGCAGTATGCAATTTTCCACTGGTTGGGAGGCACTGAGTGCATCATCTTGGCCGCCATGGCTCtggaccgctatgtggccatctgtgaGCCTCTCCGGTATGCTGTTATCATGCACCGTTCTCTCTGCCTACAGCTCGTGGCTGTAGCATGGCTCAGTGGCTTTGGCAACTCCCTTGTTCAGGTAGTCCTGACAGTGCAGCTGCCTTTCTGTGGGCGGCATGTGCTGAACAACTTCTTCTGTGAGGTGCCGGCCATGATCAAGCTGTCATGTGCTGACACAGCCATGAATGATGCCACACTGGCTGTGTTGGTAGCCTTCTTTGTCCTGGTCCCCCTAGCTCTCATCCTTCTCTCCTATGGCTTCATCGCCCGAGCAGTGCTCAGGATCCAGACCTCCAAGGGAAGGCACAAAGCTTTTGGGACCTGTTCCTCCCACCTGGTAGTGGTCTCCCTCTTCTACCTGCCAGCCATCTACATGTACCTGCAACCCCCTTCCAGCTACTCCCAAGAACAGGGAAAGTAtatctctctcttctattccataaTCACTCCTACCCTCAATCCCTTTATCTACACCCTGAGGAACAAGGATGTAAAGGGAGCTCTTCGAAGGCTCCTGTCAAGGATCTGGAGGCTCTGTAGATGAGGCTCTGAGATTTGACAATGTCAATTGATTAAAGTGTATTGTGTGATTAAGGAGTCCACAGCCAAACAGCCTAAGTGTTTTTAGAGATTTGGGAGCTCCTCATGGCCTCTGTCAAAACATTTTGCATTCTGTGTGGTCAGGGTACCTAAAATCTTACCTCTCCCTATAGTCTTCAGTTCTAAGACACcatatatttttaggaattatttaaacataattGGTGTTCAGTAagtttttttgtcaaattgtttaaTTTCTACTTTCCTAATTCTTGCccctttttaatattctattttttcttacttttctcccACTTGTCTCCTTCAGATCTCCCTTCTTCCTTATTCATTACTCCTAAGTATACATAATGTGAGCCTGCAATGTAATCTGATACTACTTATAATAAATTGGTTTGTCTCCATATACTTAAATCTCCATCAatttcatgtaacttttatttaattccCAAAATGAAGggcattatttcttcttcctgtgaCTTTAgacaagggattttttttccctgcagtTATGGTTTTGTCTTGTAGACAGTTTCCCCCGCCACAGTCTGAAAACCAGCATATTTATTATGGATATGTAAGGCTCTATATTAGAGTCAAATAGCATAATATCTTCGCTGAAAACCCAACACTGTAGTTGAGAATACAAGATATAAATACAATCAAAGTTAGGgacaacaaaactttaaaaagctcaAGGTCATTGTAGCAGCTAACATTTGTAGAAGACTTCCAATATGTAGGTAGTAGATTAAGTGTATTTATGTATGGCATCTTGCTAAAAATAGCCACATGATGTGAGCTCTtttataaatttccattgttGAAGAATTGGATTATTGGAGAGGTTGCATTAACATAGCCATGGTGACTCTGGAAACTGAGACTAGAACAAAAGTCCATACTATCTACCTCCTTTAGCAAAACGGAGCCATGGTACTAGaactatatatttccatttttgtcctatttagcatttatttatatttaacttattattttttaaaatagtttattgtcaaattggtttacatataacacccagtgctcttccccacaagtactcTACTCCATCACCActagctctctccctcctcccccttcaaccctaggttcatttccagtattcaataatctctcaggttttgcgtacctctctctccccaactctctttccctcttcccctccccctggttctccattaggtttctcctgttctcctgttagatatatgagtgcaaacatgtggtatctgtcctactCCGCCtgaattatttcgcttagcatgacaccctcgaggtccatccattttgctacaaatggccatatttcattttttctcattgccttgtaatactccattgtatatatataccacatcttcttgatccattcatcaggggatggacatttaggctctttccatgatttggctattgctgacagtactcctatgaacattggggtacatgtgctcctatgcatcagcacttctgtatctcctgggtaaatccctagtagtgctattgctgggtccggGGGAGTTTTATTCACagtgttttgaggaaactccaccctgttttccagagcggctgcaccagtttacattcccacaccagcagtgtaagagggtgcttGTTTCTCTGCACCCTCTcgagcatctatagtctcttgatttgttcattttagccactctgactggcgtgaggtggtatctcagtgtggttttgatttgtgtttccctgatgatgagtgatgctgagcatcatttcatgtgcctctaggccatctggatgtcctctttggagaagtgtctgtttatgtcttctgcccatttcttcactgggttattcatttgtcagctgtggagtttggtgggttccttgtagaatttggatacaagccctttatctgatatgtcatttgcaactatctttttccattctgttggttgcctattcgttttcttgattgtttcctttgcagtgcagaggctttgtatcttgatgaggccccaatagttcattttgctttcattttccttgcctttggggatgtgtcgagtaggaaattgctatggttgaggtcaaggaggttgtttcctactttctcctcgagggatttgatggtttcctgtctcacattcaagtctttcagccattttgagtttatttttgtgtatatgtaagAAAGTGGACtcgtttcattcttttgtatgttgctgtccagttttgccagcaccacctgctaaagaggcagtctttttttttccattgcatactctttcctactttgtcaaaaattgattgaccgtacatttgtgggcccagttctgcgttctttattctattccattggttcatgtgtctgtttttgtgccaataccatactgtcttgatgatgacagctttgtagtagaggctaaagtctggaattgtggtgcctcccattttggttttcttcttcaatattactttggctattcagggccttttgtggttccatatgaatttgaggatagcttgttctagctttctgaagaacgctggtgcaattttgatggggattgcatttaatgtgtagatttTTGTCCCAAGAACAATTTGGTATTAGacatatatatcataatttaatAGGATTCCCTTTAATACATCTAGTTATTGAACAATCTTTGATGCTGATAATATCTCAATAATTATTATTGGATTGTacacattttctatttatgttcAATTTAATCTTATAGATTTTGTGTTTATAGGAATTGTTCCCTTTATCTAGGTTGTATAAGTTTTTGACATATTATTATTTGGAATAATCTTTTATCATCTGCctcattccttccctccctccttccacccttcctgcctctcatctccctgtctcttaacctaggggaaaaaataaaaataaaattgaagctgCTTATATTTTCAAGGAAAACCCACTTCTTAATTGgattgattttttcctttttaagtttgtggttctctattttattaatttctgatatACACCTTGTTTTTCCCTCTGCTAACAATGagctgaatttcttctttttcacgtATTGTGAGGTGTTGTTATCctgttttttagaaaagtttttaatgtaggcatttatgaACCCACATCTCACTACTTTTTGTGTTGCATTGTAGAGGCTTTAGTatgttgtgttttgatttttgtttggagatattttttttcttttgttattttattttacccaaTATTTGTTCAATAGTGTGCTGCCTAATtttcatgcattttgaattttctcattttcttaagttACTGatgtcagttttcattttattttactcagaaaagattctgctttttaaaaagtctgcttttaaaaatattattacagaTATTCTCTCTAGATGATCTACCATGATAACAGGTGGGTTTGTGGTAGGTCTCCTccctaaggaagaaaaagagaaaagaatatctCAAGGCAATGTTGCTATCTATGTATGTGACAACATTCCTCacaaccttgtaacatgagaccgcattaatcagactgcatgcttgtatgttaccatatatgggagacgaaatgtaaaaaaaatataaaaaaccatGCCACATGGTGTTCAGGGCTCATTTCTTTGGGTATGAGCCCAGTTGAGCGATGTCAGCTGGAATAATGGTGCTTCctagaaagaaaagcctcagtgtcctgactgtgagaatcctgctacatttCTTGGGAGCTCCTCTGGGATTCAGAGACAGTGTATTTCCATCTCTTTTGCCATCAGGGATGAGAACCTCATGATGCAAGGACAGGCAGCTCACCTGGCACCAGGGATCCTCTTGATCCTCAGGAGACTAGCCCTTCTAACGAGCTGGGTGAGGACCCCATGTGTGATAACTGAACCTGTGAGGTCCAGGAACCAGCTCAGGGAGCGCTTTTTCGACTGGTAAGAACCCCGGTTCATTCTGGTAGACCAGCCTGTAATAGACAGAAGGGGAGCCTGATCACCTCACAGAGTGGCACTAGTAATTCCACAAGGGAAGAGGAACGAAGCTGCAACTCTTAAGCTGTCGTGCGCTGGGCACTGCGTAGCAGATTGGAGTCACTATGTAACTGTGTTTGGGGAcatatttcttgttcattttctggGGCAATGACTCTAATAATTAGAGCCAACTATCTCTGGTTATTCTTCCTCAGAACAGCGGCTTTAGGGAATATTCCCAGGCAGCTGTCGAAACTCCTTTTGTTTTGGGGAAGTGCCCtgtcttctctggactgacatggactGCCTAATTCCATtggtagaaaacaaaacaaaagaaacctgaagtCTTCTCCTCTGTCTGAGCTGATAAGATTTATAACTGGgaattccctttctctgccttctgctggcacCTCTCTTCTTTTGccctcctttccccccactcCTTTTCTGCACCACCTGGCGGGGGGTGTCCTGCATAACTGACTCCTCAATGCCTCAGGCAAACTCAACTCCTCTTCTTACCCTATATGTTGAGGAGTGAAGACCACCGACATCATATTTCCCCACCAACTTTCCAGTAAAAATTAACCATGGGGAACAAAGCATCTTACGTGGACTTAGGTAAAAcgtattcagtgtttaagttaatttacttttgttggtttgagatagacaatgtttatcaacatttttaaaaagccaacatcTCTTTGTATGGGTTAATACTTTTATTAATTGGGTAGGTGCCTTCCCCTACaagacagaaaaggcaaaaaaaagtaataaaattctgttttataaaataatacttaggTTCGGCTCACCTAAAAATTGCAAATTAATAATGGTAAATGACTGCCTTGACTCTTTTTCTAATAGAACTTCTGGTTCTTGAAAAAAGttttacacataaaaagaaaGTCTATTACTCAGCAAAACTCTAAATAACATCTCACAAGCATTATatgctttaaattctttaaaaattaagttagggCCAAACTCTTGGAAATAGAGTCACTATTGATTACTTACTGCTCCTGCTTCTCCATTAGCTGGGTAATGAAAGATTCGCTGACATATGTTTTTTACAAAGTTAGGGTCTCTTCTAGATTATTTCACAAGTTTGGAAACTGAAGACATTATCTTAAGATGTCATCTTTGGTCAGTATAATCTTTactctgtgtttttctctttgtgtctgctAATGTTTATGCTGCCTCATGCCTGCCAGCCTTCCTGAAAAACCATCCTGTGGGCCACTCGACCAACCCTTGGGGAGACTCTAACTGCTGTAACCCTACTCCGTCCCTTATCAGCTTGCAGAAGCCAGACGGTCATTGACGTGTTTCCCAACAGCAGTTACAATCCCTGTTCCAGGGgagaaatgaataagaaaagaactaacattaggcagggagagataagggaCCTTCAGGAAGGCAGGGTGTAGCTGCAAGTGGGAGACTAAATAAATAGATGGGTTTCTCCCTTCATCAAATCCTTTATGTGTGCCCTCCACCCATTACCAGGGGCACAAGGGGGGATCTAAATGAGATCAACAAACTAACCCTAAAGCAACAGATGCAGAACCTTGACTTTACCCTAGCCACCTCCATTCACTGGGTCAGAGAACGATCACCTGTAAATCTTAGAGATGCTCACCTCTTTAAACCCAGAGAtgcaataaaaagatgaaatgtcCAACCCATAAAATCCCTCTGGTGGGCCCGTTCACTGTCATTTTGTCCACCCCTACTGCAGTAAAGGTAGCCGAAGTGGGTCCCCGGATTCACTACAGCAGAGTGAAGCCAGCATCTCAAAACTGGGAGTGCATTCCTGATCCATCAATGCTGTGCAAGCTGACCATATGGAAGGAGCCATCTGCAACTGCAGAGGCTCCAGGAGACTTCAACCTTGTGTTAGCCACTCCACAAGCTGACTAAACATTAActgcagaagcttgaggaatcgaCGGTCTGGTGAAACAAAAGActgcccttatttttttaatatgtttccttactgtgatgcaCTGTCATGCCTTGTTTCTCAGGATTATTGTGATTCTTCCTCTACTCTTTCCCATAGGATTGGCCAAGGCCACCCTGGCTGGCTGGAAATGTGGTGAAAGGTTTCTGTTAACGCTCACCTTCCTTTTGTGGATAAGATACTTCTTTGATACCAACATACCAACAATGGccataagagatttaaaaaaatagatccccaaaagtaaaacaaaataacccAGTCCTACTATTGGGATTTGAATTCTCAAAAGCTGCATTGTTGGGAAAAACTGTCTTGCCTCGTGAGGAAACAAACCACTACCATCCCTGTTGGAAACTTAACATGCCTAGGCTAAAGGTTTTATAACTCAACTGCCCAGAAGAACCAATGGTGGGGGACCCAGATCACCTTGAGCCAGATCCCCACCCCGTCTCTCACTTCTCTCATCTCTGAGAGGCCTGAGACCATGTCAACACACTATCAAATGGCAGATCCCAGGTGGACTGTACTTGATATGGAAGGATAGCCTATATTATGCTCACCACAGTCTGGTCAGGGACATATGCACTGAAAACTATTTGTCCATGtttcttcctgctcccacttgtcatagaaaaacatttggaaattcaAGTATATGAGAACAGGGagactcaaaaacaaaacaaaaaaacaagaagtgtgtcttataattaataattaaaaaggtaataaatcgCTTCCCAAGCATATAATCCAATATTATAGCGCTGCCACCTGGGAAGAGGATGGCTATGGGGGCTACTGCACTCCCATTTACAGGCAAAACCACCTAATTAGACTGTAAGCCATTGTAAAAATGATAACCAATGAAACTGCAGAGCTCTTAATTTACTAGTCAGGCAATAAACCAAAATGTACAATGTCATCTATCAATATTGCTTGGCTTTAGATTACGTACTTGCTTCTGAGAAAAGTGTTTGTGGAATTTTTAACATGAGCAAAGTCTGCCTACATGTAGATGATAAGGAAAATATCATAGAGAagttcacaaataaaataaaaaggttgcTCACATCTGAGTCCAGACATGATATGCCTAGGACCCCAGAGAGATATTTGGAGGAGACGTTTCAACTCTTAGGGGATTCAAAAGCCTCATAGAAATTATCCTCTAATTTTAGGAGGATGCTTAATCATACCCTGCTTAACTCCCTGGTTATATGATCTGCCTCCAATCTCATTGaggccataaaaaaaaagagatgtccACTCATGTaatgatgttataaaaatataaatctctaGAGGGAATAGCCAAATTTCAGAGAAGAAggaagctctgtaaacttcgtctgcccatctatcgaactgagaaggacattactcttatctgcaagagtggaaggtgaaaatacagactccagaaagaagacatccTCAAAGATTCCTGAATAAGTGAGGGctaactggggagactggaataTGGGCCAGCtcgagaggggcaggggaggtgggagccccagcccaacacaaggcAAGTGTGTGGAGCCCCCGAGAGAcaaaaggtagagaaagagaaactgacacGTTCATAGTACtgtttctagagaagagataaagatggTTTAACCCAGCATAAAGAGAcgaactctcactccatatataaccgctgggcagcgTGAATTCTGAATCCGGATGGCACAAGgtaaaaaacagcccccacccctgcacgatcccggcagggagttggcggccaTGGTGGAGGTGACGGCCCTGGGGACGCACACTTCAGCCTCCACTGCAAGAGCGGGAACACACACCTCATTTCAACAGCACATCTCGCCTCTAGCATTGGCATGTGAATTCCGAATCATGGGTGCCAACaggaaaaatagcccccacttCTACGCAATCACAGGAGGGAgtaggtggtggtggaggtgggggtgcctGCTTCACCTGTGGCTGTGGTAGTGTGCACCTCATTTGGGCAGAGCCCCACACCTCAAGCAGTGGCAGCAGAAAGGCCTGCCGGCGCCAAGAAAAAATGATCCCTCCCCCTATGGAATCCCGGCTGGAAATTGGCAGAGGCGGCAACATCGGTGGCTGCAGGGGCAT
This region of Suricata suricatta isolate VVHF042 chromosome 6, meerkat_22Aug2017_6uvM2_HiC, whole genome shotgun sequence genomic DNA includes:
- the LOC115294491 gene encoding olfactory receptor 2B11; amino-acid sequence: MRSDNQSFLEDPPKDFILLGVSDRPWLELLLFVVLLVSYILAMLGNIAIILVSRLDPQLHSPMYIFLGHLSFLDLCYTTTTVPQMLVNMGSSRKTISYGGCITQYAIFHWLGGTECIILAAMALDRYVAICEPLRYAVIMHRSLCLQLVAVAWLSGFGNSLVQVVLTVQLPFCGRHVLNNFFCEVPAMIKLSCADTAMNDATLAVLVAFFVLVPLALILLSYGFIARAVLRIQTSKGRHKAFGTCSSHLVVVSLFYLPAIYMYLQPPSSYSQEQGKYISLFYSIITPTLNPFIYTLRNKDVKGALRRLLSRIWRLCR